One segment of Nitrospirota bacterium DNA contains the following:
- a CDS encoding 2-oxoacid:acceptor oxidoreductase family protein yields the protein MSDLIEIRWHGRGGQGTVTAAKVLADACLSGGRYVQAFPEYGPERAGAPLRAYNRISSKELRMHCPVLEPQVVSVVDSTLLDAINVSEGAKEDAIFIVNTSKSPLETKAKLNAKGTQKVFVVDATKIAMECIGRSLPNSPMLGALTKVTNIVSLEQMLEDVRKSFGKKFSQKIIDGNLDAVKRGYSEVKGQ from the coding sequence ATGTCAGACCTCATTGAGATAAGGTGGCACGGTAGGGGCGGACAGGGCACTGTAACAGCCGCAAAGGTGCTGGCTGATGCATGCCTTTCCGGAGGCAGGTATGTTCAGGCATTTCCAGAATATGGACCTGAAAGGGCTGGAGCACCACTTAGGGCTTACAATAGAATAAGCTCAAAGGAATTGAGGATGCACTGCCCTGTGCTTGAACCACAGGTCGTAAGCGTTGTCGACTCAACACTCCTCGATGCAATCAATGTCTCGGAAGGCGCAAAAGAAGATGCAATATTTATCGTAAACACCTCAAAAAGCCCGTTGGAGACAAAGGCAAAGCTTAATGCCAAAGGGACGCAGAAGGTTTTTGTAGTCGATGCAACAAAGATAGCTATGGAGTGTATTGGAAGGTCTCTGCCAAACTCTCCGATGTTAGGAGCACTCACAAAGGTTACAAACATAGTAAGCCTCGAGCAGATGCTTGAGGATGTAAGAAAGAGCTTTGGCAAGAAGTTCTCCCAGAAGATAATAGACGGCAACCTCGATGCAGTAAAAAGAGGTTATTCAGAGGTAAAAGGGCAATGA
- a CDS encoding 4Fe-4S binding protein, which translates to MKKWHELIAGAVVLEAGNAVKFKTGSWRAFKPRWLEENCIQCLFCWLYCPDMSIKVKDGKMIGFDYDYCKGCGVCALECPGKKGNKAIVMEEEGR; encoded by the coding sequence ATGAAGAAATGGCATGAGCTTATAGCCGGTGCAGTAGTCCTTGAGGCAGGCAATGCAGTAAAGTTCAAGACAGGCTCATGGAGGGCATTTAAGCCAAGATGGCTCGAGGAAAACTGCATACAGTGCCTTTTCTGCTGGCTTTACTGCCCTGACATGTCTATAAAGGTAAAAGACGGGAAGATGATTGGTTTTGATTATGATTACTGTAAGGGCTGTGGAGTATGTGCCCTTGAGTGTCCGGGAAAGAAAGGCAATAAGGCGATTGTAATGGAAGAGGAAGGCAGATAA